One Candidatus Ornithobacterium hominis genomic region harbors:
- a CDS encoding T9SS type A sorting domain-containing protein: MRKLYFSLGVLLSFYKVYAQEKYPSGVPTPLYWIKTEKEKGKTQVKEKIKGQEIHFDKAEGLSINGNPVFYIKEGKTISLPLEKSAAEHYSLFVVYKGEKNEGEYPLWSLLNTSAAQYKLVATNRRFADMEKTMYSSYPQGNRDKVKIHYYQHYKNLESKENNTPNKSSQYELHLAGKIAHLPLEGFSGYIGEILLYDRVLSPMEMQQVASYLSIKYGVSLSQTEYKNYYNSRGEKIWDYTEHKEFNQNITAVGKDKEGEISQMVSRNSNDEQMITVGLTAKNGKEIPDGYFVFWSDNGKELELKKQKEGQPRGLSRVWLMDYHKHSDIELHWKADPRVLPPLSSDKEAKSSEKNDYYWLVTDSSKERLFHPTSTKYHKLGKVSSQKPFILNNWEDSANGQTAYSIWIAPEMFSHLDIEASKCRESLSGKVRFNIVGGQAPYHVTLHREETPSYQQSMNLSSEELNQKALRLSSGKYLYNISDAYGRTYKDSFYLSDGDAPLPNLNSEYIIAKKPLLLSPEESLPKGNYAYQWYQNGRLVSENKNYLLSQAGDYELRIKNEHGCKSVSKFKTYVENEIADSQILLYPNPAPGGNFTLQAAFPKTTSGQVSIYTIEGRLMQSQNFYNLSQYEYHGNIGVSGVYIIHIKTLLGENSLKLIVH; encoded by the coding sequence ATGAGGAAACTTTATTTTTCACTAGGAGTTTTACTTTCCTTTTATAAGGTTTATGCACAAGAAAAATATCCTTCAGGAGTTCCCACTCCGCTCTACTGGATAAAAACCGAAAAGGAAAAAGGAAAAACACAGGTAAAAGAAAAAATAAAAGGACAGGAAATTCATTTTGATAAAGCAGAAGGGCTTAGCATCAATGGAAATCCAGTTTTTTACATCAAAGAAGGAAAAACAATTTCTCTGCCTTTAGAAAAATCTGCAGCAGAACATTACTCACTTTTTGTAGTTTATAAAGGAGAAAAAAACGAGGGAGAATACCCCCTATGGTCTCTTTTAAATACATCTGCTGCTCAGTATAAACTAGTAGCTACCAACCGTCGTTTTGCTGATATGGAAAAAACCATGTACAGCAGCTATCCGCAGGGAAATAGAGACAAGGTAAAAATTCATTATTACCAGCATTATAAAAATCTAGAGTCCAAGGAAAATAATACCCCAAATAAATCTTCTCAGTACGAACTTCATTTAGCAGGAAAAATAGCTCATCTGCCACTTGAAGGATTTTCTGGATATATTGGAGAAATTTTACTTTATGACCGAGTACTTTCCCCTATGGAAATGCAGCAGGTAGCATCATATTTATCCATTAAATATGGTGTTTCTCTCAGCCAGACAGAATATAAAAATTACTATAACAGTAGAGGAGAGAAAATATGGGATTATACTGAACACAAGGAATTTAATCAAAATATTACAGCTGTAGGAAAAGATAAAGAGGGAGAAATCTCCCAGATGGTCAGCAGAAATTCTAATGATGAGCAGATGATTACCGTAGGGCTCACTGCAAAAAATGGCAAGGAAATTCCAGATGGTTATTTTGTTTTCTGGAGTGATAATGGGAAAGAATTAGAACTAAAAAAACAAAAAGAAGGTCAGCCCAGAGGACTCTCCAGAGTTTGGTTAATGGATTATCATAAACATTCTGATATAGAACTGCATTGGAAGGCTGACCCTAGAGTCCTGCCTCCTCTTTCAAGTGATAAAGAAGCAAAGTCTAGTGAGAAAAATGATTACTATTGGCTGGTCACAGATTCTTCTAAGGAGCGATTATTTCATCCCACTTCAACAAAGTATCATAAATTAGGAAAAGTTTCCTCTCAAAAGCCATTTATTTTAAATAATTGGGAAGATTCCGCCAATGGGCAGACTGCTTATAGTATCTGGATAGCACCAGAGATGTTTTCTCATCTAGATATAGAAGCCTCCAAATGCAGGGAAAGCCTCTCTGGAAAAGTAAGATTTAATATTGTGGGAGGGCAGGCTCCTTATCATGTAACCCTTCATAGAGAAGAAACTCCTTCCTATCAGCAAAGTATGAACTTAAGCTCTGAAGAGCTTAATCAAAAGGCTCTGCGCCTTTCTTCAGGAAAGTATTTATATAACATTTCTGATGCTTATGGAAGGACTTACAAGGATAGCTTTTATCTCTCTGACGGAGATGCTCCGCTACCAAATCTCAATTCAGAATATATTATCGCTAAAAAACCACTGCTGCTGTCTCCAGAAGAAAGCTTGCCTAAAGGGAACTATGCCTATCAGTGGTACCAGAACGGTCGTCTAGTTTCAGAAAACAAAAATTATCTCCTCAGCCAGGCAGGTGACTATGAGCTTAGAATCAAAAACGAGCATGGCTGTAAATCTGTTTCTAAATTCAAGACTTATGTAGAAAATGAAATTGCGGATTCGCAGATTCTGCTCTATCCTAATCCTGCTCCAGGAGGAAATTTTACGCTTCAGGCAGCGTTCCCTAAAACCACCAGCGGACAGGTCAGCATTTATACCATAGAGGGAAGGCTCATGCAGTCACAGAATTTCTATAATCTATCTCAGTATGAATATCATGGAAATATTGGTGTTTCAGGGGTATATATCATCCATATTAAAACACTATTGGGAGAAAACAGCTTAAAACTTATTGTTCATTAG
- a CDS encoding outer membrane beta-barrel protein: MKKIGFLLLLISASAAYGQRLERRITYGVFAGGIYSKITNIEKVLIPDNIYASYTIKEPYKFGYGAGAFLNWYYPEVRISFQPELYYSYQPGQVEYTDTNGLNYTLKFPYHSLNAGVMVKFYFTEGFYAGAGPYFNFNLDKDVLEYRSNGAEMSRRSGVYFEPDAVVQNVLKQSLEGKDYFHLGMGIGYEFDNKLNIGIRYHLGLSDALETQQNGHRYREQNNMVNAFFLDIGYRFTFDGYNNF, encoded by the coding sequence ATGAAAAAAATAGGATTTTTGTTGTTGCTGATTTCTGCTTCAGCAGCATATGGACAGCGTTTAGAAAGAAGAATTACTTATGGTGTATTTGCAGGAGGAATATATTCTAAAATCACCAATATTGAAAAGGTACTTATCCCTGATAATATATATGCAAGTTATACCATAAAAGAACCCTATAAATTTGGTTATGGAGCAGGAGCTTTCTTAAACTGGTACTATCCTGAAGTGAGAATCAGTTTTCAGCCAGAACTCTACTATTCCTACCAGCCTGGACAAGTTGAATATACCGACACCAACGGATTAAACTATACCCTTAAATTTCCTTATCATAGCCTCAATGCAGGGGTTATGGTAAAGTTTTACTTTACAGAAGGTTTTTATGCAGGAGCAGGTCCTTATTTTAACTTTAATTTAGATAAAGATGTTTTGGAATACCGCTCCAATGGAGCAGAGATGTCCAGAAGGTCGGGTGTTTATTTTGAGCCTGATGCTGTGGTACAGAATGTTTTAAAACAGTCATTGGAAGGGAAGGACTATTTCCATTTAGGTATGGGTATTGGTTATGAGTTTGATAATAAACTGAATATAGGCATCCGTTATCATTTGGGATTGTCAGACGCTTTGGAAACACAGCAGAATGGACACCGCTACCGAGAGCAGAATAACATGGTCAATGCTTTTTTCCTCGATATCGGTTACCGCTTTACTTTTGACGGATACAATAACTTTTAA
- a CDS encoding outer membrane beta-barrel protein → MKKLGLMLLLISGLSKGQYLDNLTYGLKLGALHSRVTNLPEMLIGRENNRQLFDITSKGVFGVEGGLFLNYKLPASRVAIQPELLFRYSGAEVNYNNETTGSSYKLGLRYSYLMLGGIYKVYPFLGLNIGIGAFYSKNLTPHAISYNSKERNGLYDTNFRQFYREGIVGKDDFNLSFSLGYELEDNFHFDLRYYHGVGDMIGNRVTSFQFLENTNRSSHLSLSVGYSFHNW, encoded by the coding sequence ATGAAGAAACTAGGTTTAATGCTACTGCTAATTTCTGGACTATCCAAAGGTCAGTATTTAGATAATTTAACCTATGGTCTGAAACTTGGAGCTCTGCATTCCCGTGTTACCAATCTCCCAGAGATGCTTATTGGAAGGGAAAACAATCGACAATTGTTTGATATTACAAGTAAGGGTGTTTTTGGAGTTGAAGGCGGTCTTTTTTTAAATTATAAACTTCCTGCTTCCAGAGTTGCTATTCAGCCGGAGCTATTATTTCGTTATTCAGGCGCAGAAGTAAATTACAACAACGAAACCACGGGCAGTAGTTACAAACTAGGGCTTAGGTATTCATATTTAATGCTTGGCGGAATTTATAAGGTATATCCTTTCTTAGGGTTAAATATAGGCATAGGAGCCTTCTATTCTAAAAATCTTACTCCACATGCAATAAGTTATAACTCCAAAGAGCGTAATGGTCTCTATGACACCAATTTTCGTCAGTTCTATAGAGAAGGAATTGTGGGGAAGGATGATTTTAATCTGAGCTTTTCCTTAGGATATGAACTTGAGGATAATTTTCATTTTGATTTAAGATATTATCATGGTGTGGGAGATATGATAGGAAATAGAGTGACTTCTTTTCAATTTTTGGAAAACACTAATCGCAGCTCTCATCTAAGTCTCTCTGTAGGATATAGTTTTCATAATTGGTAA
- a CDS encoding transposase, whose protein sequence is MDVQSSLAALKKAIKCRKKNNKQPLIHHSNRGLQYCSTDYQCLLNENNILCSMTESYDPYANAVAERVNGILKQEFMIDMYGNNLHDKIQLVKDAIDKYNNLRPHYSCHYLTPQQMHKQNKIKIKTYKKIDAEKLAFQHQLN, encoded by the coding sequence TTGGATGTTCAAAGTAGTTTAGCTGCGTTGAAAAAAGCAATAAAATGCAGAAAGAAAAACAATAAACAACCTTTAATTCATCACTCGAACAGAGGATTACAATATTGTAGTACAGATTACCAATGCTTGCTAAATGAAAATAATATTTTATGTAGTATGACAGAAAGTTACGATCCTTATGCTAATGCTGTAGCAGAACGAGTAAATGGCATATTAAAGCAAGAATTTATGATTGATATGTATGGAAATAATTTACATGATAAAATTCAATTAGTTAAAGATGCTATTGATAAATACAACAATCTAAGACCTCATTATTCCTGTCATTACTTAACACCACAGCAAATGCACAAACAGAATAAAATTAAAATCAAAACATATAAAAAAATTGATGCTGAAAAGCTAGCTTTTCAGCATCAATTAAATTAA
- a CDS encoding integrase core domain-containing protein codes for MDVQSSLAALKKAIKCRKKNNKQPLIHHSDRGLQYCSTDYQCLLNENNILCSMTESYDPYANAVAERVNGILKQEFMIDIYGNNLHDKIQLVKDAIDKYNNLRPHYSCHYLTPQQMHKQNKIKIKTYKKIDAEKIAFQHQLN; via the coding sequence TTGGATGTTCAAAGTAGTTTAGCTGCGTTGAAAAAAGCAATAAAATGCAGAAAGAAAAACAATAAACAACCTTTAATTCATCACTCGGACAGAGGATTACAATATTGTAGTACAGATTACCAATGCTTGCTAAATGAAAATAATATTTTATGTAGTATGACAGAAAGTTACGATCCTTATGCTAATGCCGTAGCAGAACGAGTAAATGGCATATTAAAGCAAGAATTTATGATTGATATCTATGGAAATAATTTACATGATAAAATTCAATTAGTTAAAGATGCTATTGATAAATATAACAATCTAAGACCTCATTATTCCTGTCATTACTTAACACCACAGCAAATGCACAAACAGAATAAAATTAAAATCAAAACATATAAAAAAATTGATGCTGAAAAGATAGCTTTTCAGCATCAATTAAATTAA
- a CDS encoding FISUMP domain-containing protein — protein MKKLLFSLAVISAVAVTAQVGINTDTPQATLDISAKDNQEGGDLRIEGVKEGKSTQWLLVWDEKDNKLVKRTSLSEIKREILNEIRIDYIRKKYPDRAGDIINKIKRCAPENILFDRHFGDGKHDFVYCATTVSGDGYSRTWLNLNLGAEYANINSPHFNPTFSETGETIHSDENLYGSLYQWQRASDGHEFRNNKQTTDKKPQSWTATGDAAGKFITGGFNWVDGGERALGSDLELWRAAGGYNNPCPSGYHVPTVQEWEDFHWAVTGNRSHVSTNQIRTQKKLPNLAAAGYRSYYGSLNYGGSHGDYWSSSADVNINAARSMYFYRGYSGTKNASNRADGNSVRCLKDDN, from the coding sequence ATGAAGAAATTATTATTTTCTTTAGCCGTAATATCAGCGGTTGCGGTTACCGCTCAGGTGGGCATTAACACAGATACTCCACAGGCGACATTAGACATCAGCGCAAAAGACAACCAAGAAGGTGGTGACTTGCGCATAGAAGGTGTTAAGGAGGGAAAATCTACCCAATGGCTTTTAGTTTGGGATGAAAAAGATAATAAGCTGGTGAAGCGTACAAGTCTTTCAGAGATTAAAAGAGAAATATTGAATGAGATAAGGATAGATTATATTCGTAAGAAGTATCCAGACAGAGCAGGGGATATCATCAATAAAATCAAACGATGTGCACCAGAAAATATACTTTTTGATAGGCACTTTGGTGACGGCAAGCATGATTTTGTGTATTGCGCTACAACTGTAAGCGGAGACGGCTACAGTAGAACATGGCTCAACCTCAACCTTGGAGCAGAATACGCCAACATAAATAGTCCTCACTTTAACCCTACCTTTAGTGAAACAGGAGAAACTATCCACAGTGACGAAAATCTCTACGGTTCATTATACCAATGGCAGAGAGCGAGTGATGGGCATGAGTTTAGGAATAATAAACAAACTACCGATAAAAAACCCCAAAGTTGGACAGCCACAGGCGATGCAGCAGGGAAGTTTATTACTGGAGGCTTTAACTGGGTAGACGGAGGTGAAAGGGCATTAGGTTCAGATTTAGAGTTGTGGAGAGCAGCAGGCGGATATAATAACCCTTGCCCGTCAGGTTACCATGTTCCGACTGTGCAGGAGTGGGAGGATTTTCATTGGGCTGTAACGGGTAACCGTTCTCATGTTTCTACTAATCAAATACGGACACAGAAGAAGTTACCAAACCTTGCAGCTGCTGGCTACCGTAGCTATTACGGTTCACTGAACTACGGTGGTTCTCACGGGGACTACTGGAGTAGCTCTGCTGACGTCAATATCAACGCTGCTCGCAGCATGTACTTCTACCGTGGCTACAGCGGTACGAAAAACGCCAGCAACCGAGCTGACGGCAACAGCGTGCGTTGCCTCAAGGATGATAATTAA
- a CDS encoding Txe/YoeB family addiction module toxin, whose translation MKIQQFIEEIRENPRDGTGQPEQLKFMENETWSRRVNSKHRFTYEVGENKIILLSAYGHYSDK comes from the coding sequence TTGAAAATACAGCAATTCATTGAAGAAATACGTGAAAATCCTCGTGATGGAACTGGACAACCCGAACAATTAAAGTTTATGGAAAATGAAACCTGGTCAAGGCGTGTGAATTCAAAGCATCGTTTCACATATGAAGTAGGTGAAAATAAAATAATACTTCTTTCTGCATATGGGCATTATTCCGATAAATAG
- a CDS encoding toxin-antitoxin system HicB family antitoxin, translating into MNTRTTKKVTSLRLTQDLYKRIKNQAKKENRSVNNYIENILLEKIGGKIEMTKAEYKGMLNQSKQSTSYSLNPEEEKKLFDELL; encoded by the coding sequence ATGAATACACGTACCACAAAAAAAGTAACCTCATTAAGACTAACTCAAGACTTATACAAGAGGATAAAAAATCAAGCGAAAAAGGAAAATAGAAGTGTAAACAATTATATTGAAAATATCCTTTTAGAAAAGATAGGGGGTAAGATTGAAATGACTAAAGCTGAATACAAAGGAATGCTAAACCAGTCAAAACAATCAACATCCTATTCGCTGAATCCTGAAGAAGAAAAAAAACTGTTTGATGAATTGCTATGA
- a CDS encoding XRE family transcriptional regulator gives MIAINPKYITNEKGDKISAILPMKDYKKMISIIEEFEDIKLFDESMSDKTKAVPMDKAFAQIEEKSIS, from the coding sequence ATGATAGCTATAAATCCGAAATACATTACCAACGAAAAAGGGGATAAAATTTCTGCTATTCTTCCGATGAAAGATTATAAAAAAATGATTTCTATAATTGAGGAATTTGAAGATATAAAACTTTTTGATGAAAGTATGTCGGATAAAACCAAAGCCGTTCCTATGGATAAAGCTTTTGCTCAAATTGAAGAAAAAAGTATATCTTAA
- a CDS encoding tyrosine-type recombinase/integrase encodes MADKILLPNGCSMSKPSVNPKNWETGGRELLKKNWQIQFYFYDPEFEESHPYGKLIAVRGMNDFKTLKDRRDITRGLIEQEINACLNGYNHFTKSYIGENEFDYEIEPNTGFIKALWKACDLLNVCNGTLSGVKTTIRHIEKSAKQLRIHEHPICEIKRRNVKACLDLVEKKSKSESNYRYNRNRAHLHMLFKILVEYETIDTNVIRDISKRVQIKKQREIITIEDFRKVQDYLLKENYNFYRYAMIFFLAGVRSTELLSVQKKHVDFENREYKVLIKKGKQYVWETKAIILPAVKYWDDILKDCQNDEHYLFSDNFEPGHKKSYVKKPSRWWKENIKDRLGITADFYTLKHLFLDLVDAQNNSDFDQAKSIANHRSSSMTDIYRTGRKKRELEMLKQINISV; translated from the coding sequence ATGGCAGATAAAATATTACTCCCTAATGGTTGTTCAATGTCAAAACCCTCCGTAAATCCTAAGAATTGGGAAACTGGCGGACGTGAACTCCTTAAAAAAAATTGGCAAATTCAATTTTATTTCTACGACCCTGAATTTGAAGAATCTCATCCGTATGGCAAATTGATTGCCGTTCGTGGCATGAACGATTTTAAAACTCTAAAAGATAGAAGAGATATTACACGGGGGTTAATTGAACAGGAAATTAACGCTTGTCTGAACGGCTACAATCACTTTACAAAATCTTACATCGGCGAAAATGAATTTGATTATGAAATTGAACCTAATACTGGTTTTATAAAAGCATTATGGAAAGCTTGTGATTTATTAAATGTATGTAATGGTACTTTATCAGGTGTTAAAACAACGATTAGACACATTGAAAAATCGGCAAAACAATTACGAATTCACGAGCATCCAATTTGCGAAATTAAAAGGCGGAACGTAAAGGCATGTTTGGATTTGGTGGAGAAAAAAAGTAAATCTGAAAGTAATTATAGATATAATAGAAATCGTGCACATCTTCATATGCTTTTCAAGATTCTAGTAGAATATGAAACAATTGATACTAATGTTATTCGTGATATTTCTAAGCGTGTGCAGATAAAAAAACAGCGAGAAATTATAACTATTGAAGATTTTAGAAAAGTTCAAGATTATTTATTAAAAGAAAATTACAATTTCTACCGATACGCTATGATTTTTTTCCTCGCTGGAGTTCGTTCAACCGAGCTTCTGTCGGTTCAGAAAAAACACGTTGATTTTGAAAATCGTGAATATAAGGTGCTGATTAAAAAAGGTAAGCAATATGTTTGGGAAACGAAAGCTATAATATTACCAGCGGTTAAATATTGGGACGATATTTTAAAGGATTGCCAAAATGATGAACATTATTTATTCTCTGACAATTTTGAGCCTGGTCACAAAAAATCATATGTCAAAAAACCATCACGCTGGTGGAAAGAAAATATAAAAGATAGATTAGGCATTACGGCAGATTTCTACACGCTCAAACATCTTTTTTTAGATTTAGTAGACGCGCAAAACAATTCTGATTTTGACCAAGCAAAAAGCATCGCTAATCATAGAAGCAGTAGTATGACCGATATTTATCGCACAGGTAGAAAGAAAAGGGAGCTTGAAATGCTTAAGCAAATAAATATAAGTGTGTAA
- a CDS encoding DUF3127 domain-containing protein, which yields MEVTGKIKKIFDLQTFSSGFTKKELILLTQEQYPQTLAIEFHQDRTDLLDKFNVGDDVKISVNLRGREWTNPEGVVKYFNSIVGWRIERLDQSSENTPPPADFNSEFNDLSADGDKEDDLPF from the coding sequence ATGGAGGTAACAGGAAAAATTAAAAAAATTTTTGATCTGCAAACTTTTAGCAGTGGGTTCACCAAAAAGGAATTAATTTTACTGACGCAAGAACAATATCCGCAGACTTTGGCGATAGAATTTCACCAAGATCGCACAGATTTGCTTGATAAGTTTAATGTGGGTGATGATGTGAAAATCAGTGTGAATTTGCGTGGTAGAGAATGGACAAATCCTGAAGGAGTTGTGAAGTATTTTAATTCCATCGTTGGTTGGCGTATTGAGAGATTGGACCAATCTAGCGAGAACACACCTCCACCTGCTGATTTTAATTCAGAATTTAATGACTTATCAGCAGATGGTGACAAGGAAGATGACTTGCCATTTTAA
- a CDS encoding outer membrane beta-barrel protein, which translates to MKRTIICSALAFLGIQANAQVEDISVTLSPTASYNWFDNNTAIKDGLMVGGRVGFGFGEYFELRGTYEKSIDLKNTVDKIDGLSDQFKNQFQSRKVGVERIGGEFKGNIPTGGSFAPYLTLGAGVQKLDGDHIPKMEQVFVSGGLGTKINLGDRIVLNLEAKNTMFNLDRTNILFRESDKNNFGGLINNTKEERMMNWSALAGLQIYLGGREPGKLTELDRAYLRKFSGGLSGFKLVLEPGGNYIDFNKNSNYRNTYMLGGAAGFDLNQYIGVRGFYYQATKDEKISTDWDDMSMYGGEILARLNVARGISPYITLGGGYLNVYGNYKGSRAATNQSSYFAKGGLGISVPLGSNFEAFGSANLLYTTEKNKNNLNNIRTPDELMQHTMYNAGLRIKIGATANEDEVLSRKLSEREVRYSKFEDRIDELERELKKAYNDNDSEKAARIIREKRELEGRGNYSNKFDESRVRLTPKELESLVDKVLNDVEKNLSDEERIDRLERLLLRSDNVKSSNGNVTNERILNELDRLNNKIEMYRLNTNAVSQDQDKTTIVSGGNNQPIANTNDNVKSVTQPVAVTDEDGETGIATSMLIDKGWSLNTGVGFGKGTSFNLGIRGHYGFTNSNFEFQPNLTVGLGGASAFGVNANLLYNFDFTRSFIVNPYIGAGIGYNSISNNGNFGANLLVGTSIDVLDGRLYLDYTALDLAKINVVTLGYKFSL; encoded by the coding sequence ATGAAAAGAACAATTATTTGTTCCGCACTTGCCTTTTTAGGCATTCAGGCAAATGCTCAAGTAGAAGACATTAGTGTTACACTTTCACCAACGGCGAGCTACAATTGGTTTGACAACAATACGGCGATAAAAGACGGTCTTATGGTCGGTGGTCGCGTTGGATTTGGCTTCGGAGAGTATTTTGAATTGAGAGGAACTTACGAGAAATCTATAGATCTGAAAAACACTGTAGATAAAATCGACGGGTTAAGTGATCAGTTTAAAAACCAATTTCAAAGCAGAAAAGTAGGCGTTGAGAGAATCGGGGGTGAATTCAAAGGAAATATCCCTACAGGCGGAAGCTTTGCTCCTTACTTAACTTTAGGTGCTGGTGTTCAGAAACTTGACGGAGACCATATCCCTAAAATGGAGCAGGTTTTTGTTTCTGGAGGATTGGGAACTAAAATTAATTTAGGAGATCGAATTGTTTTAAATCTTGAGGCAAAAAACACCATGTTCAATCTTGATAGAACAAATATTCTATTTAGAGAGTCTGACAAAAATAATTTTGGTGGGCTAATTAATAATACTAAAGAAGAAAGAATGATGAACTGGTCTGCTTTAGCTGGTCTACAAATTTATCTTGGTGGTCGAGAGCCTGGTAAATTGACTGAACTTGACCGAGCTTATTTGCGTAAGTTCTCTGGTGGTTTAAGTGGATTTAAATTAGTTTTGGAACCGGGCGGAAATTATATTGACTTCAATAAAAATAGTAACTACCGAAACACTTATATGTTAGGTGGTGCAGCTGGTTTTGATTTAAATCAGTATATCGGCGTTAGAGGTTTCTACTACCAAGCTACAAAAGATGAGAAAATTTCAACCGATTGGGATGATATGTCTATGTACGGTGGTGAAATTCTTGCTAGACTCAATGTTGCTAGAGGAATTTCTCCGTATATCACTCTTGGTGGTGGTTACTTGAATGTTTATGGTAACTACAAAGGAAGTAGAGCTGCAACTAACCAATCTAGCTATTTTGCTAAAGGTGGTTTGGGTATTAGTGTTCCTTTAGGAAGCAACTTCGAGGCTTTTGGTTCTGCTAATCTACTTTATACTACTGAGAAAAATAAAAACAATCTAAACAACATTAGAACTCCTGATGAGTTAATGCAACATACAATGTATAATGCTGGGTTGAGAATTAAAATAGGAGCTACAGCTAATGAAGATGAAGTCCTTAGCAGAAAGCTAAGCGAAAGGGAAGTGAGATACTCTAAATTTGAAGATAGAATTGATGAATTGGAGCGTGAATTAAAAAAAGCTTACAACGACAATGATTCTGAAAAAGCAGCTCGCATCATCAGAGAAAAACGAGAGCTAGAAGGCAGAGGTAATTATTCTAATAAATTTGATGAGTCAAGAGTTAGGTTAACTCCAAAAGAGTTAGAGTCTTTAGTTGACAAGGTTTTGAACGACGTTGAAAAAAACTTATCAGATGAAGAAAGAATTGATAGATTAGAGCGTCTTTTATTAAGAAGTGATAATGTAAAATCTTCTAATGGAAATGTAACAAACGAAAGAATTTTAAATGAATTAGATCGTTTGAACAATAAAATTGAGATGTATCGTTTGAACACCAACGCTGTTTCTCAAGATCAAGATAAAACTACTATAGTAAGCGGAGGTAACAACCAACCTATTGCAAATACTAATGATAATGTAAAGAGTGTTACGCAGCCTGTAGCAGTTACTGACGAAGATGGAGAAACTGGAATTGCAACATCTATGTTAATAGATAAAGGTTGGTCTCTAAATACAGGAGTTGGTTTCGGCAAAGGAACTTCATTCAACTTGGGTATCCGTGGGCACTATGGCTTCACTAATTCAAACTTTGAATTTCAACCAAACCTTACTGTAGGACTCGGAGGAGCCTCTGCTTTTGGGGTTAATGCTAACCTATTGTACAACTTTGATTTCACTAGATCATTTATTGTAAACCCTTACATCGGTGCAGGTATAGGCTATAACAGCATTAGCAATAATGGTAACTTCGGTGCAAACTTATTAGTTGGAACTTCTATCGATGTTTTAGATGGTCGTTTATACCTTGATTATACCGCTCTTGATTTAGCTAAAATCAACGTGGTAACTTTAGGTTATAAATTCTCACTTTAA